The Streptomyces sp. NBC_00102 genome segment GGGGTGGCGGCCGTGGCCGTGCTCACGGCGTGGTCACCGGTGCCGGTGAGCGTGGCGCCGACGACGCCGCTGCCGGTGTTGGCGTCGGCCACCTGACCGACGAGCAGTCCGCCGGGGACGGTCGACAGCGTGCGGGCGCCGACGAAGACGTCGTCGATCTGCCAGAACCAGCCGTACTTACCGGTGAAGTGGAACCGCACCCGCACGTCGGACTCGCCGGCGTAGTCGGTGAGCGCGACGGTGACCTTGGAACCGGTGACCGCGGTGGTGTGCGAGGAGACCGCGGTCCAGGTGGTGCCGCCGTCCGTACTCACCTCGACCCGGGCGGTCTGGCCGGAGTACGACTTGTACGTGGTCCGGTAGCCGATTTCGGGCAGGTCCGTGCCGGTGAAGTCGTACGAGGGGCTGGTCAGCGTGGAGTCCTGCACCTTGCCGGAGCCCGCCTTGTCGCTGTCGACGATGGCGAAAGCGCCCTTGCCGCCCGTGGTGTTGGTCCGTTTGCCCGGGTCGTCGAACTGCCATCCGCCGGTGGTTCCAGCCGCGTTGCCGACGGTCCACCCCTCGGGGGCGGAGGTGGTCGAGTCGAACGGTTCGGTGGTGCCCTCGTCCGCCGCCGTGTACCCGGCCGCGGTGCCCGCCCAGGCGTCGACCGGCAGGCTCACGTCGGCGGAGACGGCCGAGTCGCCCACGGTGACGATCTTGTCGGCGCTGCGGTATCCCGGGTAGTTGCTGGTGATCCGAAGGGAGTACTTCTTGCCGGCCGGGAGGTCGACCGAGTAGGTGCCGTTGGTCGGATCGGTCTCGATGGGCGCGCCCGGCACCCCGTCGACGGCGATCGACGCGTAGAGCGGCCAGCCGTGTCCGGAACCGTCGGTGACCTTGCCGGAGACGGTCCGGGTCTGGACCGCGGCGAGCGCGAAGTCCTTGCTCACCGCGGCGCCGTCCGCGATCTCGACGCCCGGGAGGGTGGCCGTGGTGTAGCCGTAGGCGTCGACGACCAGGTCGTAGGTGCCCTCGGCGAGGGCCAGTGTGTAGGTGCCGTCCGCCCCGGACTCCGCCCGGGAGTCGCCCGCGGAGATCTCGGCGCCGGAAATCGGGGCGCCGGTGGCGCTGTCGGTGACGGTGCCGCTCAGCACGCCGTGCGGGCCGCTGCGGAATGCCTGCGTGCCGTCGGGGGTGCCGAGGCCGGTCGGGCCGTCCCAGCCCTCGCCCGCGGTGCAGAGCGTGGCCGGGCTGCAGGAGCCGTTGTCACCGTCGACGACGTCGTTCAGGCCGCTGCCGTCGGCCGCGTAGGGGTAGGCGGCCGGGTAGCTGCCCTCGGCCGGTGTGCCGGCCGCGGCGTACACGCCGGCGATGATCGGCGCGGAGGCGCTGGTGCCGCCGTAGACGGACCAGCCCTCACCGCCGTAGGTCTGGTAGACCGAGACGCCGGTCAGCGGGTCGGCCACCGCGGAGACGTCGGAGACCGCTCGCTTGGCGCAGTCGGTACCGGCGCTCTCCTGCCAGGCGGGCCTGGCCTCGTAGACCGAGCAGCCGGAGCCCGGACCGCCGTGGCTGTTGAACCAGACCGATTCGGCCCAGCCGCGGCTGGTGGAGCTGTCCTGCTCCAGAGCCGTGCCGCCCACGGAGGTCACGTACTGCGAGGCCGCCGGGTAGGCGACCCCGTAGGCGTCGTCTCCCGAGGAGGCGACGACGGCGACGCCCGGGTGGTTGTAGTGGGCGTCGAGGTCGGTGGTCTCCGACGGGTCCTCACCGCTGCCCGGGGTGCTGGAGTACGCCGAGCCGTACGAGTTGGAGACGAACTTGGCGCCCTGCGCGACCGCCTGGTCGACCGCGGAGCCCATGTCCTCGAAGCTGGCGGAGTCGGCTTCCACCAGGACGATGTTCGCGTTGGGCGCGGACGCCGAGACCATGTCCAGGTCGAGCGAGATCTCCCCGGCCCAGCCGCTGTCGGCCTCCGGGTAGTCGGTGCCGCCCCGCTGGTCGACCTTCTTGAAGCAGCCGTTGTCCGTGGTGCAGGCGGGCAGCCCGTACTGCGCCCGGTAGACCGCGAGGTCCTCCTCCGCGGTCGGGTCGTCGTAGGCGTCGACTATGGCGATGGTCTGTCCGGCCCCGCCTCCGGCGGAGAGGTTGTACGCGTCCTGGAGGGCGGTGGCACCCCAGCCGTCCGGAGTGGTGGCGTCGGGCCGCACCCCCTTCCAGGAGGTCACGTCGGTGCGTCGCAGCGCGAAGCAGCGGACCTCTCCCGCTTCGGGTTCGGAACAGGAGGCCTCCACCGACGGTTTGGAGTCCTTGCCGGTGTCCGCGGGATCAGCCGCGTTCGCCGCTGGGGCGGTGAGTCCGAGTACGACCAGGGCCGAGGCGGTTGCCAGGGCGGTCAGCCCGGTCAGCCTTGCCGGCCAGGTCCTTGCCCGTCTGGCAGCCGGTCTGGATGTTCCGGTGGCAGTCACGTGTCTCCCATGTGATGCACGGGTCGACCACACGCTTTTCAGGTCGACGGCGAATTGTTTTCGCCGGTCACCCATTAGCCGGGATTCGCAAGGTACATGTCAACGATGCCTTTGTTAAATCTGAACGTTGTCCGACTGTCAAGGCGGATCATTCGATACCGAAATGAGAGGGAAGTGACGCCTGGTCCGCCCTGTGGCCGGAGGGGTTTTCGCTGGTCGCGGGGGCGGGGCCGGCGACTCCTCCCCTTTCGGCCCTCTTCCTCCCTGCCTCCGCTTTCGGCCTTCCGTGCGTCATCGGCCGGCAGGGAGCTGTGCGCCCTTGCGGGCGAAGGCTCGATCGGCCTTCTTGCGGACGGGTCTGACCTGCCTGTATGGCGAGGCCCTGTCCGGCGGGGCCGCGCGGGGTGCGACCGGGGGCGGCCGGGAGCCGTCGTGGCGGTGGGCGTGATCCGGCCACCCGGCTCTCTGGCGAGAGGTCCGACGCGGGTGTGGAGCGGCCCGCGACCAGCATTCCTTCCGTCCGGGGAACTGGCCGGACACTCAATTTCGGGCAATGATCCGTGTAGTTTGCATGGGTGCGGCGAGCGTCTGCCTGGCCGGATTACCGATAAAGGCGGGAACTCTTTTGCGGCCCCGTGAATCGGATCGCCCATTCGAAGGGGAAGGCGGAGTTCCGCGCATTGCGGAGCGGCCCACCGGCTTTCCGGCGCGCCCCTGCGGCCCGTCGTGCCGCGACGGGCGGGGCGGGGCGGCGCGGTGCGGTCGGCCGGCGCCCCGGATTTGCCGTTCCGGCAAGCGGGCTTGTCCCGGCGCCCGAGCGGGCGCACCCTCTCCCCCGTAACCCGGCCCGTACGTCAGGAGACCGCATGACCAGCGACAGCACCGCGCCCGCCGGAACGGAAGCGCGCACCCCGGCCGAGATGTGGGACGAGCGCTACCGCCGCAGCGACCGGATCTGGAGCGGGAACCCCAACACCGTCCTGGTCCGCGAGGTGTCGGGGGTGAGGCCGGGGCGCGCCCTGGATCTCGGCTGCGGGGAGGGCGCGGACGCCGTCTGGCTGGCGGGCCTCGGCTGGCAGGTCACCGCGACCGACCTCTCGCGGGTGGCGCTGGAGCGGGCGGCCGTCCACGCGGCCGACGCCGGTGTCGCCGACCGCGTCGACTGGCAGTGGCACGACCTCGGAGCGTCCTTCCCGGACGGGGAGTTCGACCTGGTCTCGGCGCAGTTCCTGCACTCCATGGCGGACCTGCCCAGGGAGCGCATCCTGCGGCGGGCGGCAGCGGCCGTCGCGCCGGGCGGGATTCTGCTGGTCGTCGGCCACGCGGGATTCCCGCACTGGGAGGCGAACCCCGACCCGTCCGTGCGGTTCCCGACGCCCGACGAGGTGCTGGCCTCGCTGGAGCCGGCGCCGGGGGAGTGGGAGGTACTGCTCAGCGGCGAGCACGAGCGGGTGCAGAACGACCCGGACGGCAACCCCACCACCCGTACGGACAACGCCCTGAAGGTCCGCCGCGCCGGGTGACCCCACCCGGCGCCCGGCACCGAAGGCCCGCCGCGCTGACGAACGGTTCCGGCCGCGCACGCGCGAGCGCCCGCCCCGGTACTCCCTCGTGGGGGAGCCGGTGGCGGGCGCGCTCGGGTGACGCGGGGATCAGGCGGCCTTGATCGCCGAGATGTCGAAGGTCAGCTTGACCTTGTCGCTGACCATCACACCGCCGGTCTCCAGAGCGGCGTTCCAGGTCAGGCCCCAGTCGGAGCGGAGGATGTTGGTGCTGCCCTCGAAGCCGACGCGCTGGTTGCCGTACGGGTCGGTGGCCGAGCCGTTGAACTCCAGGTCGATGGAGAGCGGGCGGGTGACGTCCTTGATGGTGAGGTCGCCGGTGATCCGGTAGGTGTCGCCGCCGAGCTGCTCGGCGCTGGTGGAACGGAACGTCATCAGCGGGAACGCCTCGGCGTCGAAGAAGTCGCCGCTGCGCAGGTGGGCGTCGCGGTCGGCGATGCCGGTGTCGATGCTGGCGATCTTGACGTCGATGGAGGCGGTGGAGTGGTGCGGGTCGGTGCCGTTCAGCACCAGGGTGCCCTCGTGCTCACCGAAGGAGCCGCGCACGTTCGTCACCATCGCGTGCCGCACGGTGAAACCGATGCTGGTGTGGGCCGGGTCGATCGTGTAGGTGCCGGTCAGGGCGGCGAGCGCGGGGTCCACGGCGGGCTTCTCGGCGACAGCGGTCGTGGTGGCGGACTTGCGATTGAACAGAGCCATGGCTCCTCCTCGGGAGACGTGTTCCTCGAAGTCGAAGGCTCGGTTTGTTCAACCTTCAACGACATTGACTGTAGACCTGTTTAGTTCAAAGTTCAACATTGAGTGCGAGGGTTCGTGCGCAGACGCCCTCCCGGGGCGGCCTGAGCGGGCGGTTGCCGCCCTGTCGGGGTGCCGGGGGTCGGTCGCCGGAGGGTCCAGGTGGGGGGCATGGCGCCGCCGCCACGGGATTCACCGCATCGCCGGGGAGGCGTCATGGCGGCGCGGCCCCCGGGATTCACCGCATCGCCACGGACGCGGTCTGGCGGACGCGCGTAGAACTCGGGCAGTATCGCCATGCCGCGCCGCGCGGCGCTCCCGCGCCCCAGGCGTCCCGCCGTTCGGCCATCGACCAGAACTTGTCATGAGCAGGAGGAGACCCCCCATGTTGACCCGTCCCAGGCTCCGCTCCGCCCTCACCGCCCTCGCCCTCGTGCTGGGCGTCCTCTTCGCGCCGGGAGTCGGCGTGATCGGCGGCGCCACCGACGCCCACGCCGC includes the following:
- a CDS encoding carboxypeptidase regulatory-like domain-containing protein; translated protein: MTATGTSRPAARRARTWPARLTGLTALATASALVVLGLTAPAANAADPADTGKDSKPSVEASCSEPEAGEVRCFALRRTDVTSWKGVRPDATTPDGWGATALQDAYNLSAGGGAGQTIAIVDAYDDPTAEEDLAVYRAQYGLPACTTDNGCFKKVDQRGGTDYPEADSGWAGEISLDLDMVSASAPNANIVLVEADSASFEDMGSAVDQAVAQGAKFVSNSYGSAYSSTPGSGEDPSETTDLDAHYNHPGVAVVASSGDDAYGVAYPAASQYVTSVGGTALEQDSSTSRGWAESVWFNSHGGPGSGCSVYEARPAWQESAGTDCAKRAVSDVSAVADPLTGVSVYQTYGGEGWSVYGGTSASAPIIAGVYAAAGTPAEGSYPAAYPYAADGSGLNDVVDGDNGSCSPATLCTAGEGWDGPTGLGTPDGTQAFRSGPHGVLSGTVTDSATGAPISGAEISAGDSRAESGADGTYTLALAEGTYDLVVDAYGYTTATLPGVEIADGAAVSKDFALAAVQTRTVSGKVTDGSGHGWPLYASIAVDGVPGAPIETDPTNGTYSVDLPAGKKYSLRITSNYPGYRSADKIVTVGDSAVSADVSLPVDAWAGTAAGYTAADEGTTEPFDSTTSAPEGWTVGNAAGTTGGWQFDDPGKRTNTTGGKGAFAIVDSDKAGSGKVQDSTLTSPSYDFTGTDLPEIGYRTTYKSYSGQTARVEVSTDGGTTWTAVSSHTTAVTGSKVTVALTDYAGESDVRVRFHFTGKYGWFWQIDDVFVGARTLSTVPGGLLVGQVADANTGSGVVGATLTGTGDHAVSTATAATPDDAALGDGFYWAFAPVGKQTLTAAKSKYTAAAKAVTFAPDSVTSKDFSLKAGRLKVTPAAVDAPVAWGGSATKNVTVKNTGGAAATVELSEKTGDFAPALSGAPLISKKGDYSPLSSKSLAGGASHPAAAPAEAGDAWQTVADLPDTIEDNAVAVDDGKLYSAFGYNGAVDIKSLYVYETESGWTKLADASDTREAPAHGFIDGKLYAVGGWGADGGTDAKLEIYDPASDTWTTGAPSPDPLAGSGSAVLDGKLYSVGGCTDVCGSDSVTVYDPSDNSWSQAASYPEDVAWQACGAIDALLYCAGGTNDSGELKSAYSYDPAADAWSALPDMPTSLWASSYTAANGLLLASSGVSGDALTNAGYAYDPAAGTWSSLPNADVATYRGGGAPGFYKVGGADGPGSPASTVEVLPGYDQTGGSDVSWLSLGSTGFTLAPGASVTVPVSVKASVEEITQPGAFTAKIGISSDTPYAVASVPVTMTVAAPGTWGKITGTVLGKSSTGVTAPLKGATVQIDSWASSYTLITDEDGHYALWLDARNNPLTVIVAKDGYAPTTTTVKVVKKGTVTTDFTLKKA
- a CDS encoding bifunctional 2-polyprenyl-6-hydroxyphenol methylase/3-demethylubiquinol 3-O-methyltransferase UbiG, which produces MTSDSTAPAGTEARTPAEMWDERYRRSDRIWSGNPNTVLVREVSGVRPGRALDLGCGEGADAVWLAGLGWQVTATDLSRVALERAAVHAADAGVADRVDWQWHDLGASFPDGEFDLVSAQFLHSMADLPRERILRRAAAAVAPGGILLVVGHAGFPHWEANPDPSVRFPTPDEVLASLEPAPGEWEVLLSGEHERVQNDPDGNPTTRTDNALKVRRAG
- a CDS encoding YceI family protein, with the translated sequence MALFNRKSATTTAVAEKPAVDPALAALTGTYTIDPAHTSIGFTVRHAMVTNVRGSFGEHEGTLVLNGTDPHHSTASIDVKIASIDTGIADRDAHLRSGDFFDAEAFPLMTFRSTSAEQLGGDTYRITGDLTIKDVTRPLSIDLEFNGSATDPYGNQRVGFEGSTNILRSDWGLTWNAALETGGVMVSDKVKLTFDISAIKAA